One window from the genome of Trabulsiella odontotermitis encodes:
- the tmk gene encoding dTMP kinase yields the protein MTSNYIVIEGLEGAGKTTARNMVVQTLEQLGIRDLVFTREPGGTILAEKLRSLVLDIKSVGDEVITDKAEVLMFYAARVQLVETVIKPALAKGQWVIGDRHDLSTQAYQGGGRGIDQHMLATLRDAVLGDFRPNLTIYLDVTPEVGLKRARARGDLDRIEQESLDFFNRTRARYLELAAQDSSIRTIDATQPLEKVMQDIRDTVTTWVKEQNA from the coding sequence ATGACCAGTAATTACATCGTCATCGAAGGTCTGGAAGGGGCAGGCAAAACCACCGCACGTAACATGGTGGTGCAAACGCTGGAACAACTGGGCATTCGTGATCTGGTTTTCACCCGCGAACCGGGCGGGACTATTCTTGCAGAAAAACTGCGCAGCCTGGTGCTGGATATCAAATCCGTTGGCGATGAAGTGATTACGGACAAAGCGGAAGTGCTGATGTTCTATGCCGCCCGCGTACAGCTGGTTGAAACGGTGATTAAACCGGCGCTGGCGAAAGGGCAATGGGTGATTGGCGATCGCCACGATCTCTCCACACAAGCCTACCAGGGCGGCGGACGCGGTATCGATCAGCACATGCTGGCGACGCTGCGCGATGCGGTGCTGGGGGATTTTCGCCCGAACCTGACAATTTACCTCGATGTGACGCCGGAAGTGGGCCTCAAACGCGCCCGCGCGCGTGGCGATCTCGACCGCATCGAGCAGGAGTCACTGGATTTCTTCAACCGTACCCGCGCGCGTTATCTCGAACTGGCGGCGCAGGACAGTAGCATTCGTACCATTGACGCCACCCAGCCGCTGGAAAAAGTGATGCAGGACATCCGCGACACCGTGACGACGTGGGTGAAGGAGCAAAATGCATGA
- the fabD gene encoding ACP S-malonyltransferase gives MTQFAFVFPGQGSQTVGMLSEMATNYPIIEETFAEASAALGYDLWALTQQGPAEELNKTWQTQPALLTASVALYRVWQQQGGKTPALMAGHSLGEYSALVCAGVIAFADAVRLVELRGKFMQDAVPEGTGAMSAIIGLDDAAIAKACEESAKGQVVSPVNYNSPGQVVIAGHKEAVERAGAACKAAGAKRALPLPVSVPSHCALMKPAAEKLAAELATITFNAPQISVVNNVDVKCETSADAIRDALVRQLYSPVQWTKTVEFMAAQGVEHLYEVGPGKVLTGLTKRIVDTLTASAINEPAAMLAALEQ, from the coding sequence ATGACGCAATTTGCTTTTGTGTTCCCGGGTCAGGGTTCGCAGACTGTCGGGATGTTGTCTGAAATGGCAACGAATTACCCGATTATTGAAGAGACTTTTGCTGAAGCCTCTGCGGCGCTGGGCTATGATCTGTGGGCATTGACGCAACAAGGGCCAGCGGAAGAACTGAACAAAACCTGGCAGACTCAGCCCGCGCTGCTGACGGCATCTGTCGCGCTGTACCGCGTATGGCAGCAGCAGGGCGGTAAAACGCCTGCGCTGATGGCCGGTCATAGCCTGGGTGAATACTCTGCGCTGGTGTGCGCGGGTGTCATTGCTTTCGCTGATGCCGTTCGTCTGGTTGAACTGCGTGGTAAATTCATGCAGGACGCTGTACCGGAAGGCACGGGCGCAATGTCTGCCATCATCGGGCTTGATGATGCCGCGATTGCCAAAGCCTGTGAAGAATCTGCCAAAGGGCAGGTAGTTTCGCCGGTTAACTACAACTCGCCGGGCCAGGTGGTGATCGCCGGGCATAAAGAGGCGGTTGAACGTGCGGGCGCCGCCTGTAAAGCCGCAGGCGCGAAACGCGCACTGCCGCTGCCGGTCAGCGTACCGTCTCACTGCGCGCTGATGAAGCCGGCTGCCGAAAAACTGGCGGCGGAACTGGCGACAATCACCTTCAACGCGCCGCAGATTTCTGTGGTGAATAACGTTGACGTGAAATGCGAAACGTCTGCAGACGCTATCCGTGACGCGCTGGTTCGCCAGCTGTACAGCCCGGTTCAGTGGACGAAGACCGTAGAATTTATGGCCGCGCAGGGCGTTGAACACTTGTATGAAGTCGGGCCGGGTAAAGTCCTCACCGGGCTGACAAAACGTATTGTCGACACACTGACAGCGTCGGCCATTAATGAGCCGGCGGCGATGTTAGCGGCGTTAGAACAATAA
- the fabG gene encoding 3-oxoacyl-ACP reductase FabG, whose translation MSFEGKIALVTGASRGIGRAIVETLVARGAKVIGTATSESGAQAISDYLGANGKGLMLNVTDPASIESVLENIRAEFGEVDILVNNAGITRDNLLMRMKEEEWSDILETNLSSVFRLSKAVMRAMMKKRHGRIITIGSVVGTMGNAGQANYAAAKAGLIGFSKSLAREVASRGITVNVVAPGFIETDMTRALSDDQRAGILAEVPAGRLGDAKEIASAVAFLASDEASYITGETLHVNGGMYMV comes from the coding sequence ATGAGTTTTGAAGGAAAAATCGCGCTGGTTACCGGTGCAAGCCGCGGGATTGGCCGCGCAATTGTTGAAACGCTCGTTGCCCGTGGCGCGAAAGTCATCGGCACGGCGACCAGTGAGAGCGGCGCACAGGCGATCAGCGACTATTTAGGCGCCAACGGAAAAGGTCTGATGTTGAATGTGACCGATCCAGCATCTATCGAATCTGTACTGGAAAATATTCGCGCAGAGTTTGGCGAAGTCGACATTCTGGTCAATAATGCCGGGATTACTCGCGATAATCTGCTAATGCGAATGAAAGAAGAAGAGTGGTCAGACATTCTCGAAACCAATCTTTCATCAGTTTTCCGTCTGTCAAAAGCGGTAATGCGCGCTATGATGAAAAAACGTCATGGGCGTATTATCACTATCGGTTCTGTGGTTGGTACCATGGGAAATGCCGGTCAGGCCAACTACGCTGCGGCGAAAGCAGGTCTTATCGGTTTCAGTAAATCGCTGGCGCGCGAAGTGGCGTCACGCGGAATTACTGTGAACGTTGTTGCTCCGGGCTTTATTGAAACGGACATGACGCGTGCGCTTTCTGATGATCAGCGTGCGGGTATTCTGGCGGAAGTTCCAGCGGGTCGCCTCGGTGACGCAAAAGAAATCGCCAGTGCGGTTGCATTCTTAGCTTCTGACGAAGCGAGTTACATCACGGGTGAAACTCTGCACGTTAACGGCGGGATGTACATGGTTTGA
- the fabF gene encoding beta-ketoacyl-ACP synthase II, which translates to MSKRRVVVTGLGMLSPVGNTVESTWKTLLAGQSGISLIDHFDTSAYATKFAGLVKDFNCDDIISRKEQRKMDAFIQYGIVAGVQAMQDSGLEVTEENAGRIGAAIGSGIGGLGLIEENHSSLVNGGPRKISPFFVPSTIVNMVAGHLTIMFGLRGPSISIATACTSGVHNIGHAARIIAYNDADVMLAGGAEKASTPLGVGGFGAARALSTRNDNPQAASRPWDKDRDGFVLGDGAGIIVLEEYEHAKKRGAKIYAEIVGFGMSSDAYHMTSPPENGAGAALAMVNALRDAGIEPGQIGYVNAHGTSTPAGDKAEAQAVKNVFGAAASRVMVSSTKSMTGHLLGAAGAVESIYSILALRDQAIPPTINLDNPDEGCDLDFVPHEARQVSGMEYTLCNSFGFGGTNGSLIFKKV; encoded by the coding sequence GTGTCTAAGCGTCGTGTAGTTGTGACCGGACTGGGCATGTTGTCTCCTGTCGGCAATACCGTAGAGTCTACCTGGAAAACTCTCCTTGCCGGTCAGAGTGGCATCAGCCTGATCGACCATTTCGATACTAGCGCCTATGCAACGAAATTTGCTGGCTTAGTAAAGGATTTTAACTGTGATGACATCATCTCGCGTAAAGAACAGCGCAAGATGGATGCCTTCATTCAATACGGAATTGTCGCTGGCGTTCAGGCCATGCAGGATTCTGGCCTTGAAGTGACGGAAGAGAACGCCGGTCGTATCGGTGCCGCTATCGGCTCTGGTATTGGCGGTCTCGGTTTAATCGAAGAAAACCACAGCTCGCTGGTTAATGGCGGTCCGCGTAAGATCAGCCCGTTCTTCGTTCCGTCCACAATTGTGAACATGGTGGCGGGTCACCTGACCATCATGTTTGGTCTGCGTGGGCCAAGTATCTCCATCGCGACCGCCTGTACTTCAGGCGTGCATAATATCGGCCATGCGGCCCGTATTATTGCTTACAACGATGCTGACGTGATGCTGGCAGGTGGGGCAGAAAAAGCCAGTACGCCGCTGGGCGTAGGTGGTTTCGGCGCGGCACGTGCGCTGTCTACCCGCAATGATAACCCGCAGGCGGCAAGCCGTCCGTGGGATAAAGACCGTGATGGTTTCGTGCTGGGTGACGGCGCGGGCATCATCGTGCTGGAAGAGTACGAGCACGCGAAAAAACGCGGTGCCAAAATCTACGCTGAAATCGTCGGCTTTGGGATGAGCAGCGATGCCTACCACATGACGTCACCGCCGGAAAACGGCGCAGGCGCTGCACTGGCGATGGTCAATGCGCTCCGCGATGCAGGCATTGAACCGGGCCAGATTGGCTACGTTAATGCCCACGGCACGTCCACCCCTGCGGGTGACAAAGCCGAAGCGCAGGCGGTGAAAAATGTATTTGGTGCAGCAGCAAGCCGTGTGATGGTCAGCTCAACCAAATCCATGACCGGTCACCTGTTAGGTGCGGCGGGTGCAGTAGAATCTATCTACTCCATCCTGGCACTGCGCGATCAGGCGATTCCGCCCACCATCAATCTGGATAACCCGGATGAAGGTTGCGATCTGGACTTCGTTCCACACGAAGCGCGCCAGGTCAGCGGAATGGAGTACACCCTGTGTAACTCCTTCGGCTTCGGCGGCACCAACGGCTCTCTGATCTTCAAAAAGGTCTGA
- the pabC gene encoding aminodeoxychorismate lyase yields MFLINGKEQDSLAANDRAVQFGDGCFTTARVRNGKVDFLAAHLQRLQATCHALMIPFADDILLREEMQRLAAENGDGVLKVIITRGSGGRGYSPAACLTPTRILSVSPAPAQYIRWREEGITLALSPVRLGRNPHLAGLKHLNRLEQVLIRAHLEQTDAQEALVLDSEGWVTECCAANLFWRAGDTVFTPRLTHAGVNGIMRQYCLSRLAQSRYHVVEVSAREEAVQQADEVLLCNALMPVVPVKAFGDVRYLSHELFEFLAPYCELSD; encoded by the coding sequence ATGTTCTTGATTAACGGCAAAGAACAGGACTCTCTGGCGGCGAACGATCGCGCTGTCCAGTTTGGCGATGGCTGTTTTACGACGGCGAGAGTCCGCAATGGCAAGGTCGATTTTCTCGCGGCTCACCTGCAACGCCTGCAGGCGACCTGTCACGCGTTGATGATCCCTTTCGCCGATGACATCCTGCTACGTGAAGAGATGCAGCGACTGGCGGCAGAGAACGGCGATGGCGTACTGAAAGTGATTATCACCCGCGGCAGCGGTGGGCGCGGTTACAGCCCGGCAGCCTGTCTGACGCCGACCCGCATCCTCTCGGTGTCGCCCGCGCCTGCGCAGTATATTCGCTGGCGGGAAGAGGGCATTACGCTGGCGTTAAGTCCGGTACGGCTCGGTCGTAATCCGCATCTCGCCGGGCTTAAACATCTGAATCGGCTTGAGCAGGTGTTGATCCGCGCGCATCTTGAGCAGACGGACGCGCAGGAGGCGCTGGTTCTTGACAGCGAAGGGTGGGTTACGGAATGCTGTGCGGCTAATTTGTTCTGGCGGGCGGGTGATACTGTCTTTACGCCGAGGCTCACCCATGCCGGCGTCAACGGCATTATGCGCCAGTATTGTCTCTCGCGACTGGCACAAAGCCGCTATCACGTTGTCGAAGTGAGTGCGCGTGAAGAGGCGGTACAGCAGGCGGACGAAGTTCTGCTGTGCAACGCGCTGATGCCGGTGGTACCGGTGAAGGCGTTTGGCGATGTTCGCTACCTGTCACATGAACTGTTTGAGTTTCTGGCCCCTTATTGTGAGTTGTCCGATTAG
- the yceG gene encoding cell division protein YceG yields MKKMLRFVLLLLVVLGIAAGVGMWKVRQMADSKLLIKEETIFTLKAGTGRKVLGDQLYADKIINRPRVFQWLLRVEPDLSHFKAGTYRLTPEMTVRDMLMLLESGKEAQFPLRFVEGMRLSDYLKQLREAPYIQHTLKDDEYATVAKALELEHPDWVEGWFWPDTWMYTANTTDVAILKRAHLKMVKAVAQAWEGRMDNLPYQDQNQLVTMASIIEKETAVASERDRVASVFINRLRLGMRLQTDPTVIYGMGASYNGKLSRKDLETPTAYNTYVIAGLPPGPIATPGDASLNAAAHPAKTPYLYFVADGKGGHQFTTNLASHNRAVQDYLKVLKEKNDQ; encoded by the coding sequence ATGAAGAAAATGTTACGTTTTGTCCTGTTGTTGCTGGTGGTGCTGGGTATTGCCGCGGGCGTTGGGATGTGGAAAGTGCGCCAGATGGCGGACAGCAAGCTACTTATCAAAGAAGAGACCATTTTCACGCTGAAAGCGGGAACCGGGCGTAAAGTGCTGGGCGATCAGCTGTATGCCGATAAGATTATTAATCGCCCGCGAGTTTTCCAGTGGCTGCTGCGCGTAGAACCTGATCTCTCCCATTTTAAAGCAGGCACCTACCGGCTCACCCCTGAAATGACCGTACGCGACATGCTAATGTTGCTGGAAAGCGGCAAAGAAGCGCAGTTCCCGTTGCGTTTTGTGGAAGGGATGCGGCTCAGCGATTACCTGAAACAGCTGCGCGAGGCGCCTTACATCCAACATACGCTGAAAGACGATGAATACGCGACCGTCGCGAAGGCGCTGGAACTGGAGCATCCTGACTGGGTGGAAGGCTGGTTCTGGCCGGATACCTGGATGTACACCGCCAACACCACGGATGTCGCTATCCTCAAACGCGCGCATCTGAAAATGGTTAAAGCTGTTGCGCAGGCCTGGGAAGGGCGGATGGACAATCTGCCGTATCAGGACCAGAACCAGCTGGTAACCATGGCGTCGATTATCGAAAAAGAGACGGCGGTCGCCAGTGAGCGTGACCGGGTGGCGTCGGTGTTTATTAACCGTCTGCGGCTCGGCATGCGTCTGCAGACCGATCCCACCGTGATTTACGGCATGGGGGCGAGTTATAATGGCAAGTTGTCGCGCAAAGATCTGGAAACGCCGACGGCGTACAACACTTATGTCATCGCCGGGCTGCCGCCGGGGCCGATTGCGACACCGGGCGACGCGTCGCTGAATGCCGCCGCGCATCCGGCAAAGACACCGTATCTCTATTTTGTGGCTGACGGCAAAGGCGGCCACCAGTTTACGACCAATCTCGCCAGCCATAACCGGGCGGTGCAGGATTACCTGAAAGTACTTAAGGAAAAAAATGACCAGTAA
- the acpP gene encoding acyl carrier protein — protein MSTIEERVKKIIGEQLGVKQEEVTNNASFVEDLGADSLDTVELVMALEEEFDTEIPDEEAEKITTVQAAIDYINGHQA, from the coding sequence ATGAGCACTATCGAAGAACGCGTTAAGAAAATTATCGGCGAGCAGCTGGGCGTTAAGCAGGAAGAAGTTACCAACAATGCTTCCTTCGTTGAGGACCTGGGCGCTGATTCTCTTGACACCGTTGAGCTGGTAATGGCTCTGGAAGAAGAGTTTGATACTGAGATTCCGGACGAAGAAGCTGAGAAAATCACCACCGTTCAGGCTGCCATTGATTACATCAACGGCCACCAGGCGTAA
- the holB gene encoding DNA polymerase III subunit delta' has protein sequence MKWYPWLRPHFEQLIASYQAGRGHHALLIQALPGMGDDALIYALSRWLMCHQPDGHKSCGQCHSCQLMQAGTHPDYYHLVPEKGKNSLGIDAVREVSEKLYEHARLGGAKVVWISDATQLTDAAANALLKTLEEPPEKTWFFLACEEPARLLATLRSRCRLHHLSPPAESWAMAWLEREVTTSQEARLTALRLSASAPAAALALLQENHWNARQQLCQALEAVLVSQDWLSLLSALNHDDAATRLHWFASLLLDALKIQQGITLLTNTDALALTGKLAHTLPAATLRAIVQDACECREQLLSVVGLNRELILTERLLRWEHYLQPGAVLPVSQF, from the coding sequence ATGAAATGGTATCCGTGGTTGCGCCCCCATTTTGAACAGCTGATTGCCAGCTATCAGGCCGGGCGTGGGCACCATGCGTTACTGATTCAGGCGTTACCCGGGATGGGTGACGATGCGCTGATTTATGCGCTGAGCCGCTGGCTGATGTGTCATCAGCCGGATGGACATAAAAGCTGTGGACAGTGCCACAGCTGCCAACTGATGCAGGCGGGAACGCATCCTGACTACTATCATCTGGTGCCGGAGAAGGGCAAAAACAGTCTCGGCATCGACGCCGTACGTGAAGTGAGCGAAAAACTCTACGAACATGCGCGACTGGGCGGGGCGAAAGTGGTGTGGATAAGCGATGCGACGCAACTCACCGATGCCGCCGCCAACGCGCTGTTAAAAACACTCGAAGAGCCGCCGGAGAAAACCTGGTTTTTCCTCGCCTGCGAAGAGCCTGCGCGACTACTGGCGACGCTGCGCAGCCGTTGCCGATTGCACCATCTGTCGCCACCTGCGGAAAGTTGGGCAATGGCATGGCTTGAACGAGAAGTGACAACGTCACAAGAGGCCCGATTAACGGCGCTGCGCCTCAGCGCCAGCGCACCTGCGGCGGCACTGGCGTTATTACAGGAAAATCACTGGAATGCGCGCCAGCAGTTGTGTCAGGCACTGGAAGCCGTGCTCGTCAGCCAGGACTGGCTTTCACTGCTTTCTGCGTTAAACCATGACGACGCGGCGACGCGGCTACACTGGTTTGCTTCGCTGTTGCTGGATGCGCTCAAAATTCAGCAAGGGATTACGCTGTTAACCAACACCGATGCGCTGGCGCTGACCGGGAAACTGGCGCACACATTGCCAGCAGCGACGCTGCGGGCCATCGTTCAGGACGCCTGCGAATGCCGGGAGCAACTGCTGAGCGTCGTCGGGCTCAATCGCGAACTGATCCTCACCGAGCGCCTGTTGCGCTGGGAGCATTACCTGCAACCGGGAGCGGTACTTCCCGTATCTCAATTCTGA